Part of the Vigna angularis cultivar LongXiaoDou No.4 chromosome 1, ASM1680809v1, whole genome shotgun sequence genome, GTGTTAAACAGGTTTGGATCTCAGTTCTTGTGTGGAGGAAAGAGGAGTGAGGCACTGCTTGCTGCTGGCATTGGAGCCAAAGTTGGTGCTGCTGTTAGTCCTAAAAGACTCATTGTAGCAGTTGCTGCTGCTCCAAAGAAATCATGGATCCCTGCTGTAAAAGGTGGTGGGAATTTCATTGACCCAGAATGGCTTGATGGCTCGTAAGTCCTCTCAATTTATCTTTTCTTACATTCTTTGTTGGAAAGACAAATGCTGACACTCATTCTAGCATCTCTTTTAGTAGTTGATTGAAATTTAgtcaaaatcaagaaaaaaagaCTGATGAAATGAAAAGTTGAAAGAGTATTATGACAAGTGTTAACATTGTTTTGGTGGATTCATTTCCTGTTGAATGTTGCAATTGCAGGCTACCAGGTGACTATGGTTTTGACCCTCTGGGACTGGGGAAAGACCCAGCATTTCTGAAATGGTATAGAGAAGCTGAACTGATTCATGGGAGGTGGGCGATGGCTGCAGTTGTAGGCATCTTTATTGGGCAGGCATGGAGTGGAGTTCCATGGTTTGAGGCTGGAGCTGATCCTAATGCAGTTGCTCCTTTCTCCTTTGGTTCTCTTTTGGGCACCCAGTTGCTTCTAATGGGATGGGTTGAGAGCAAGAGATGGGTGGACTTCTTCAACCCAGATTCTCAGTCAGTGGAATGGGCTACCCCATGGTCAAAAACTGCTGAGAACTTTGGCAACTCCACTGGTGATCAAGGCTACCCTGGGGGCAAATTCTTTGACCCTTTGGGATTTGCTGGCACAATCCAGGATGGTGTTTACATTCCTGATGCAGACAAACTACAGAGACTGAAATTGGCTGAGATAAAGCATGCCAGGATTGCAATGTTGGCCATGCTGATTTTCTACTTTGAGGCTGGACAGGGCAAGACTCCCCTTGGTGCTCTTGGCTTATAAACATAATAATGTACACTAGGGAGAAACTTCAATCATTGTTCTATAGAGCCAAATTTCTCCCTTGAGAAGTTTCAAATACCATCCTCTAATGTATGTGTATTACAAATACTATGATATGGCACCTTATATAGATTACTTGCATCTGTATTTCATTTCCAAACCAGATGGAGTGAAAGGGACAGGGATGGTTGGAAATTGCAAGTTGGGTTTACTTGTCACTTCAGACAGTAATTATCTTCATGCTTATTTGGAATGAGGAAAAATGCTTAGCATGAATTTGTGTTTGAGAAGTATATGAGGTCGAATGACTCAAATGGTGATCATgttcatcaataaaaaaataatctaggCTTAAACTACCTCAAACACGTAAGAAATGCAGCAGAAAAAACTGTTTTTGGAGGGGTTTGTCTTAGTTATTCACTCCCAGTAGCCATAAAAAACTCTCCCTTGCACACAACTTCACCTCCAACATATGCTTTCCCTTCCATCTTTGCAATTCCAAATCGCTTTTGCAGTTTAGTAAGTGTCATTCTCATAACTAACGTGTCTCCTGCAATCACTGGCATTCTGAATCGCACTTTGTCTATTCCAACAAAGAAGAAATTCTGACGGGAACCTCCAACTTCAGGCTGCAACATAACCAAGCCACCTACTTGGGCCATCGCCTGCATCAAGTATGATTCAACAGAACCTTTAGAATATAACATACACTTGTTGCCAATCTCAACAAAAAATCTCTTTCAAGAGTTGGATTGGATCTTATGCAGCATGAAAGTGAATATGAGAAATCACCCCCAACATTTGTTCAATGTAGAAGATCTTTACTGGGAACCAAATTGATCCAGATTGAGTTCTTAAAAGTTTCGAATGAACTGCAGCAGGAAGGTTGAATCCAAAATCCACATAAAGCAACAGAGACACAACTAAACCAAAGGACCATGTAAATTGTAAAAGactgatatttatttaattaaagaaacaGCTTATAAACAGAGAATTTCCCACTTACATAATAAAATGAATGCAGGCCAGAAGACAAGTGACATAAATGGAATATGAGAGGGTTGGCCCTGGAATCATCACAGTGTTTACCTCAACCATGAGAACACCAGGCATGATTGGTCTTTCTGGAAAATGTCCAGGAAAGAAGTTATCATTTATTGTTACATTCTTTATGGCCACTGCAGAAACTCCAGGATTATATTCAATCACTCTATCCACTAGAAGAAATGGAAACCTGAATGACACCCCCaccaaaaacaacaaagaaaatagGTTTAGAAAATAAAGCAAACACAAAAGGCACACTGAAGGGATGTACCCTATAACAACAGCAAAATCCAAAAAGCAAGCGTGTAAGAAAATGGAACGTGAAAGAATCCAAGTGTCGTAAGAAAAAACCAGAACTGCGTACTGAATTCAATTGGGGTGTCTTGTTTCGGAGCATTTGCAGCATCCAGAGAACAAAACGTTGTAAAGCGTGTTGCTGCGATGGTTTTCCTCAACTGGGTAGCCAGAGGCTGAGATCTGGAGCTGGAAAATCTGAGAGATGAGAATTTGGATTGATGGCGATGAGAGGCTGGGAAAGAGGGAGAGATGGAGGTGCTGGAAAGAGCACAGAATGTCATTGTTTGAGCTTGGCTCTGAAATGTTAACGGTGTTTGTGTGATATGTATTGATTATTACGTAAGATGTTGTATGGGCGAAACTAAAAATGCTACAAATGCAACCGTTAATGGCGGCTATTCGTGGTTGGAAGTTGTTTGTTCAACTATAACTATGCAAAAACTAAATGCTCCTTCCTTATGtaaatatcttattatttaaattagcttttagaaaataaaaattgttcttagaaatatatttttgtaaaaatcaaaatttatttatttattatttagattcaataaattaagattgatataattttgaagatgaatgttttatttatgtttctcGAAAAAGTTTgatgtacaaaataaataaatgaagaacTATTACATATATTAAATGTTCATGTCACTGCAATTAAATTCACaatcaagaaagaaaataataatattttaaaaaaataatgaataatttcaAATAGGACCAAATATGGCGAGAGTTGTTTCACAGCCAGTATTTTAATGTTTGGATAATGATTCTTTGATCCATATTTTGATACGGCCACGTTTCAAGATTTCAGTGGAccagatgaaaaagaaattaaaaataggaaaatgacGTGGAAAGAAAGTGCGTCAGGATTTCAAGTGGTGTGACTCATTTTGTGATTTCAAAATTAGAATCTCAGTTTGAGTTAGAGAGAATCCTAGAGAGAAGGACAACCCAATAGAATCACGTGACGGTGAAAAGAAGCATCGTTTGAGGATGTTTTGATCGTTTCGCCGATCGACACCGTTTACCGGCTGAACATCCGTTGTCGTTGGAACCTTTGGAAGCAATGCGCACCAAAAGAGACACATTTTCACCGTTCCGCCGTCATTGGAGCGTTCGTTTGGGACGTCATTTGTTGTTGTTCGGTGTGTTTTagttcttttctaatttttttgacCATTTATTGGTTTAGTTCTTTCGACAcaattattatgccatttatatacaattttatgtCCATGGAACcattttttgtaaaactcatggtgtaGAAACTACACTGATaacaaaggcaaaataagtggagACTTCAAGCAAAGGTTTTGCACAACCATGTCAACTatgaaaatgacattcattttgaagtttcaatttattccttaacaatatttgaacataaaaaaGTGATGTCCAAACAATTTGTTATGACATTAACAAGTCGCTGCACTAGTGACTTGTTAATGATTTTTTAGGTTAGTTCAcctttgtttatttgattgtttACAATAATCATATGACTCGTATTTTATACGAGCAAGTGATAATGCAGATGCTTCTATGTTGTGTAGAGCGATGAGAGAACATAAATAACTTgagattttatttatctttactttaaataaatttaagtcatGTAATTTAATTTGCATCTTCTATTAGAAGATCGATAGTCATGTTGATTTTAATCTATGGGTTagattaatacaaaattaattctttCTCTTTAGAATGATAGTATcataaatttaatcttaaagACTTTACTCGTTCATGTTTGTGACATCTAAAATGAAatgttacatttatttatatatcaaactAGATTCATAAGTAAAAATGTGAATTACCAAATGAAACTacaaaatatatctataaataatcattttagtaagtaaaataaaacttgaaatcCTATAGGATATTATGAAACTAAGTCTCACTAACATTTTTCTCCTCTTTTAATCCTACGTAAAGAAAAACTCATATTTAATCCTTAAGGTGAATTTTCTTTTGTCGCATACTTACAACGACTCCAAAATGTTGTAAACGATGGATGGAAGTTTTCGGAATccccaattttttaaataaactttttatattatttttatttcatagttaatcatatataaattttattctatattcATGACATTGATAATCATGAATAAGCTTTAAAGAAACTAATGtcatttattgttaatttaataaaaaaaattaatttatttttgtatttaccaataattagtgtttttatttaaatatcatataataggATGAAGTCTTCGTAACTCTTATAATGACTTCaccttaaaaaaatttaactaagcTAAAtgattttagttaattttttttcctttttattgaaATTGTATGAATGAGCTTGACTTtagttctttattttttttaaataccaTATTTTTGGATTCTGTTTAagattttaagtaatttatactaatataatgattaaaaatgtaataaaataaataatttattaatgttttaattatttttaatattttaattagctTAATTGaatatagttatttataatGGTAGAATGattgtaacatctcattttaatagtataaactactaaaataaagtGTTACATAGATGATAACTTACAAGAAATTTGAGGTTTCTAGAGAAGGAGATCATACCCTTGAAACGAACCTATTCTATATTATTGCTTTATCTTCCTCCTCATGTTGAACCAACTAGAAAGATGTCCACTCTTTAAGCTCACACcgattaaggtgatcattgcaaaagagaaaaacatacacaaaaacaGACAACATAAAAGCAATGATAAGCTAGTGATAAAACAAttcaatatagtaaaaaaaaaatattccatcatatattatattgcACACATAATAAAACATTCATCCTAATTATATCACAGAATTTGACTTCACTAATCCAGATATAGTTTGAATGTCAAGTTATGGTGATTCATGTACATGTAGTGGTAATATTGTTGGCTCAATTTAAGTTatcacacaaggttagtctgttaaaATGTCATTTGCCGCATGAAGAAAGACCCTAGagtaggacctcctgctactcacATAACCatccatctctacttgagattgaaGTTATTGAGAGCGTCAGGATAACCCTTCAGCTTAACTCCGACCATTCATACCAACAATAGTAtaaggcaccaccatgtaacatCTTCACGAGATTCATGAAATTATGTCCATCAATATCATTGACATGATCATCAACATACTCATCATCACATATATATCCCTCATAATCATATAGATATTTTACACAAAAAACATATTAAGCAATCACATAAAACCATTACATATTCatcaaagtataaaaaataGTGCATTAAAGACACCAAATAACATAGAAATTGGAAAACCAAAAACCTAGAAAGGGGCGCTCAACGCTTGGAAAGGGGCGTCCAGGCACCAGAAGCCACTGGAAATCCTAGGGGGCTCTTAGGGACGCTCAGCGCCAAAGGTTGCGCAAAAGGGGCGCTCAGCGCCATAGCTAGCGCAAAAAAAGGTGTTGAGGGGGCGTTCCAGGGGTGCTCAACGTCACACCAGAAATTGCTACCCTTTAAATCTAACCTTGGACACCCTTTACACATGTTTAACTAATCCCTAGGTCCTTCTAGGCACTGTGAAACATTTGAAAATACACTTTTAACTCAAAGTAGCTACTCCAAACCAACTTGACTACTCTTAAACATACCTAAACTCAATTCCACTCCTTCTAATACCAAATTCTGCAAACTAAAGGATATTACAAGTCATAATGTACCCAATAACACATTTCTAAACCTCAGTTTTCTCACAGTCTTCCTATTTCAAGTTTTCACTAGTTAAAACTTACAAAATGAGCTAAAATGCACCAAAAAACAACATACTAACCAATAACaacttcataaaaaaatattattctaccTTTAAACAAGTTTATTATAACTACAAACTCGCCTATTAAAACCTCCATTTTAACTACAAATACCTATAACTTTGATAACTCACCAACCCTTACACAGTTCAACCAATTTCAAACATCTATACAATTTCAAACCATACTATTCATCGCAAC contains:
- the LOC108319856 gene encoding chlorophyll a-b binding protein CP24 10A, chloroplastic, encoding MAVATSGAVLNRFGSQFLCGGKRSEALLAAGIGAKVGAAVSPKRLIVAVAAAPKKSWIPAVKGGGNFIDPEWLDGSLPGDYGFDPLGLGKDPAFLKWYREAELIHGRWAMAAVVGIFIGQAWSGVPWFEAGADPNAVAPFSFGSLLGTQLLLMGWVESKRWVDFFNPDSQSVEWATPWSKTAENFGNSTGDQGYPGGKFFDPLGFAGTIQDGVYIPDADKLQRLKLAEIKHARIAMLAMLIFYFEAGQGKTPLGALGL
- the LOC108326796 gene encoding LOW QUALITY PROTEIN: uncharacterized protein LOC108326796 (The sequence of the model RefSeq protein was modified relative to this genomic sequence to represent the inferred CDS: deleted 2 bases in 1 codon): MTFCALSSTSISPSFPASHRHQSKFSSLRFSSSRSQPLATQLRKTIAATRFTTFCSLDAANAPKQDTPIEFSTQLVFSYDTWILSRSIFLHACFLDFAVVIGYIPSVCLLCLLYFLNLFSLLFLVGVSFRFPFLLVDRVIEYNPGVSAVAIKNVTINDNFFPGHFPERPIMPGVLMVEAMAQVGGLVMLQPEVGGSRQNFFFVGIDKVRFRMPVIAGDTLVMRMTLTKLQKRFGIAKMEGKAYVGGEVVCKGEFFMATGSE